From the Methanobacterium sp. CWC-01 genome, the window TAAGTTGGGAAATGACATGCCTCTTAACCTTTACCTAAAAATGGCTTCGGATGAAGGCGAATTAAGCTTCCTCCTAGCTCCAAGGATAGAAAGTGAGGAATAGGGTTGGATGAGTTTTTCCAGAGGCTAAGAGAGATCCAAAAAAAGGAACGCAGCCTGAGTGGTCTATCTCCGGTGGGGGATGATTTTTACCAAAGAGTTTTTCGTTACCTAGATGGCCTAATGGAAAAAATTGGCAATAACCAATTATCCCTGGATTCTTATCTACTGCTTCGGGATGCGCAGCGTATTGTTTCAGAGATCTGTGAAAGAAGGGAACATAAAATAACTAACAGTGCTGTGATGAATGTCCAACGTTCTTTTCAGCTTTTTCTCGAACAAAAGGATGATATTCGTCCTCAAAGTCCCATTAACTCTACTCCTGAAGAAATTGATCTATATCAAGAATTGTTCCGATCTTTATCTCAATATAGGAAGGCCATGAACTTTCCAATAAGTTCATCTTCAGTTAAAAAAAAGAAAAAAAAGGATAGTGGAACTGGAACTGATAATACAGCTAAATCCAACCCAGAAGTTCCTAAACAAACTCTTGCATCGGAAAAACCATCAACTGAATTGGATCCTGAATTTGATGATAATTCCCTCTTTCCACCAGTTGAAGATGAAATCTACCGGCAGTTTGGTCAGGAACCGGCTCTAACCAATGGAAATGCTAAAGCTGCTAAAAGATCTTCTAAATCAGGGCCTATGGCTAAAAATAGGGTGGCACCCAAAGGATCAACATCTTCGGAATTTTCAGACCCAGATAAGATGTCCCCTAGGATGCCTACTGAAGTTTTAATGATAACTGCTGAACTTCCTTCTATAATGGGGGTAGATCATAAGGTTTACGGCCCCATGTATCCTGGGGATGTCATTAGCATGCCCGAAGCCAATGCCAGGATACTCATCAAGAAGGACAAGGGAAGGCCCATACAAAGGTATAAATAAAGATTAAAAGATACTTAGTCTGAATAAAAATCAGGCTTCTTAAAATAGTTCAAGGCCCTTATAGTGATTTTTACCAGTCACATGGCTTATTTTTACATAGAAGAGGTGATTAAATATGAAAATTCCTAAAGAAAGGAGAACTTACTGTCCAAGTTGCAAAAAGCATACTGTTCATGACGTATTAGAGTCAAAGAGGAGAAAAGCCAGCGAACTTAAATGGGGTCAGCGGCAGTTCAGAAGGGTGACTAGTGGTTACCGGGGATATCCTAGGCCCCTGCCCTCAGGAAATAAACCAACCAAAAAGCTGGATTTACGTTATAAATGTAAAAAGTGTGGTAAGTCTCACATAAAACGATCCACATTCCGAACCGGAAAAGTAGAGTTTACAATGTAGGGTGATTTCATGTCCAAGAAAAAAAGCAACTTTTTAAGGGTCAAATGTGGGGACTGCGGAAACCAACAAGTGGTATTTGACCATGCTGCATCTAAGGTTGAGTGTATTATATGCAGTAAGACCCTGGTGCAACCTAAGGGTGGAAAATCAAAAATCGTAGCTCAAATTATAGAAGTGATTGATTAAGGTGACTTGATGGTAAGAACCAAAAACGAATGGCCTGCTGAGAGGGACCTGGTAGTGGGAACTGTACATAAGGTCCTAAACTACGGTGCTTTTGCTTATCTGGATGAATATCCTGGTAAAGAGGCATTTATACACATTTCAGAAGTTTCTGCTGGGTGGGTTAAAAATATTCGAGACTACGTACGGGAAAACCAGAAAATCGTGGCTCGCGTACTTCGGGTTAATCCTCGGAAGGGACATGTGGATGTTTCTCTTAAAAGGATCCGTGAAGATCAGAGGACCCGAAAGATTCAGCAGTGGAAAATTGAACAAAAAGCCGAGAAACTTCTAGAATTTGCAGCTAAGAGCCTGGAGAAGGATCTGGATGCTGGTTATGATGAAGTTGGTTATGCCATCATGGAAGAATTTGGGGATCTATATGGGGCCTTTGAAGCGGCTGCTGAAGAAGGAGTCGATGTACTGGTGGAGAGAGGAGTGGATGAAACCTGGGCCAAAGCCATAACTGAAGTGGCCAAGAAAAACATATCCCCTCCGGAAGTCCAGATCAATGGATACATTAACCTGACCTCCTATGCTCCTAATGGGGTGGAGATAATAAGGGATGCTCTGGGATCTATCAAAGATGAAAATCTTTCCGTACAATGTGTTGGTGCCCCCAAATACCGTCTAACAGTTGTATCTTCAGATTACCCAACTGCTGAGGACATACTGGATAAAGCTGCTCAAAAAGCCATCAAATTCGTGGAAAAAGCCGGAGGCGAAGGCGAATTTCACCGTGAATTAGAATGAAGTTTAAGATGAAGCGCTGCACTTCCTGCAGTGAATATACCATTCAAGATCATTGTCCCCATTGTGGGGGGGACGTGAGAGTTATCTATCCACCAAAATATTCTCCGGAAGATAAATACGGGAAGTACAGAAGAATGCTGAAGGAACAGGTTAGAAATCCGTCAAATAACAGTTCTGATTAAATGTTCCTGATTTAATTTGATCATTAAATAATTGCCCGCAATGAAGGGAGTGTTTAGATGAATAAAACCATTATAAACCAGTTTAAAGATGTAGATCTGGATGAACCTATATTTATAGAGGCTCTACCCGGAATTGGACACGTCGGAAAGTTGGTAGCAGAGCATCTGATCCATGAACTGGAAGCAGAGATGTTCGCCGAACTTTACTCACCATCTTTCCCTCCACAAGTTTTTGTGGGTGAAAACGGGATTATTGAACCCATGAAAAATGAGTTTTACTACCTCAAATCTGCTGGGGAGGACAAAAGAGACTACATAATACTGGTGGGAAACACTCAGGGATTGAGTCCAGAAGGACAATATGAAATCTGCGGAGTTATCATTGATTTTGTAAAGAAATATGGTGTAAAACAGATGTTTACTCTGGGTGGATTGGGTACTGGTCAGCCTGTGGACAATCCCAAGGTATATGGGGCGGCTACTAATACTGAGCTTGCAGAAAGCCTTAAAGAATATGAAGTGACCCTAAGATCCGCTGATGGTGGAATCATCGGTGCATCCGGGTTACTACTAGGGCTGGGAATGGCTGAAAGTATTGAAGGTGCTTGTCTTATGGGAGAAACTCCAGGGTACTTTATTGATGCCGATGCCTCCAAGGCTGTACTAACTATTTTACTCCAGATTTTAAAATTAGAGGTTGATGTGGCGAAACTGGAGGAAAGAGCTGAAGAAACACGTAAGATGATATCCAAAGCCCAGCAAATGGAGCGAGAGATTGCAGAAGGGATGCGATTAGCTCCTGGGGAAGAGGATCTCCGCTATATTGGTTAGAATATATGGTTATACTTTACTAAACCTTATAGGTTTAAATGGGATATCCATGATAATTAGGGCGGATTTGCATATTCACGGCCGATACTCCATGGCCACCTCCAAAAATATGGTGCCTGAGGTGATAGCAGCTCAAGCACAGTTGAAAGGTTTACATCTGGTGGGAACCGGGGACGCCTTCCATCAGAGGTGGTTACAACTTATTGAAGACTCCACTGAACAGGTTGCAGATGGTGTATATTCTATAAAAGAAGATAGACGCCCTGAAAAAGATCCTGATCTTCCATCACAGAACCAGGAACCTCTATTAATTCTCACGGCCGAAGTGGAAGACATAAAAAGGGTTCATCACCTTCTAATTTTACCCTCCATTGAAACTGCCCATCAAATACGCGGTGAACTCCGGGGAAACCTGGATAGTGATGGTCGGCCCCGGGTCAGAATGAGCGGCAGAGAGATACAAGAACTTGCTCAGGAAAAGGGCTGTTTATTGGGTCCTTCGCACGCATTCACTCCATGGACCAGCATATATAAGGAGTATGACAGTATATATGACTGTTATTCTCATAAACCCGATTTTTTAGAACTGGGACTTTCAGCAGATACCGATATGGCTGATCGCATTGAGGAACTTCAGGATATTCCTTTTCTGACCAATTCTGATGCACATTCCCCCTGGCCCCACCGGCTGGGGAGGGAATTCAATGAGATCGAAATCAACAGGATAGATTACCCATCACTGGAGAATGCTCTTAAGGATCTGAAGATTAAAGCCAATTATGGCTTCGATCCCAGGATGGGGAAGTACCATCTCACCGCATGTACCAAGTGCTACCACCTTTTCCCTGTAAAAAAGGCACTGGAAATGAAGATGAAATGTCCCTGCGGCGGCACCATAAAAAAGGGAGTTGACTATCGAATAGAGGAACTAGCTACCTGGAATGAGCCTCATCACCCCCCAAATCGTCCTCCTTATATATATATCCTTCCTCTGGCCGAAATCATCAGTTTAGTATATGGTAAGGGTGTTACCACCGTTTTTGTCCAGAAGATCTGGCGGGAAATGTTGCAAAGATTTAGTGATGAGATATCAGTTTTGATCAACGCCCCAATGGAAGATTTGGAGGAGGCGGATCCTAAACTGGCCCCTGTTATTAAATCATTCCGGGATGGAACCCTTAAAATGCAGTCCGGTGGTGGTGGACGGTACGGTGAGATAATTTTAGATCCAGAAAAATCAGCACAGAAAATACAATCTACAAAATCACGATCTATGGAATCTAATACATTAGATGAATATTTTAAATAAATATTTAATTAAATGAATATTTTAGAGCTGTTTTTGTCTTTGTATAATTTTCAGAATTTTTTGAATTCATCAAGATTCGGATAAACTAATTTTTTTTTAAAATAGCAGCGGACCCGCGGGGATTTGAACCCCGGACCTTCAGATTAGGAGTCTGATGCCCTATCCAGACTAGGCTACGGGCCCTTTAAATTTGAATATAAATTACACCACAAGTTAATGCACAAAAAGATGTTTCTTAAACGGACCCGCCGGGATTTGAACCCGGGACCTTCGGATTAGAAGTCCGACGCCCTATCCAACTAGGCTACGGGCCCGTATGAATTACATGTACGCTGGAGACTCTTGCTCTCCTTGAACGGCTTGTGCCAATTCTTTTAGCCGTGATTCTATTTCTTCGGCCTCTTTAATAAGAGGATCAGCATTAACGTTTATATCCAGCATTCTATTTAAAACATCCACTATACTAGCAGCTGCTCTGGGGTCTGGGTACTGGTTCAGTACCTCCGCAAAAAGGCATGACCCTGGGATGTCACTGGTTTTGGTTCTAGTTAAAAGAGTACCTGAAATACCGTTAATATTCCCAAAAGGGAGTATTGGTATTTCAAGATCACCTAAACGCTTTAAACTTTCTTCATTATTAGCTGCGCCTGCCACACCATTAGTTTTTTCTCTAACCGCAACGCTATTTAAGGTTATGAGTTCTTTGCTCTGGTTACGTTCCATCCATTCTACAATGGCGTTGGTCATGTCATGGGTCACGTTTGGTGGTACCACAAAATCTGAAAGAAATAGAACCAGTTCATTGTTACTGTATATTCGGAATGGATGAATTGCTACACCCTTATAGAGAACAGCTAAAGGAGGGAAATATTTGGATTCTATATGGCCAATTTCATCCATCTGAAGTTCCTCCACCAGAAGCCAACCCACGATGTTTCCAATCAACCCTAATTCAGGCGATCCTTCTATAACTACAGCATTTTTCACATCTTCAGATATGATATGGCAACATTCTTCGTTTTCTACCATATTAACCATATGAAACCCCTCCTGCCCCCCCTAGATTCTCTCCAGTCTGAGGGTCAATGTATATTTCTCCTACTTGATCTCCGTTCATCATTATGGGCACTACATAGGTTTGTTTCCCATTCAAATCCTTCAGTAGGGGCTCCCCGGCACTGGCATCAGGTTCTTCAATGTAACGTTGCGCAATAATTTTAGCTTCTGAAGAGGTTACTTTCACATTAGCACTTCCTGTCCCGCTTGATTGTCCAGACGAAGAGCTCGATCCTGAGGATGAGCTTTGATCTGATCCGGAGCTGGTTTCAGTGGTTAGAGGTGAGCTGTCCTGGCTTTGAGATTGAATTGGTGTCCAGAGTCCAGATGTAGAACTGCTCATCTGATAACCAGCGGCAGCAACACCTATGACCAATACGATGATTACGGACAAAATTATTTTATTATTTAACATCAATTCACTTCCCTTTTGGACTACCTAATAGGATATTGGTTTCATAGTTAATAGTATTTCGCCTCATGAACTATTATAAAGGATAAAGAAGTGTAAAAGGGTAATTAAATTAATATTTAGCATCAATTTTCCGATAACATAAATTGTTATGTTGTAATCTATATTTATACTTTACATCTCTGCTTTTAATATAAATATATTAATATGGTTCTGTTCAACAGTTTATGATGTTCTTATAAAAACAAGAGGTGATACGTTTGAGCGAACGAGTAGTTATCTCGCCAACCTCACGACAAGAAGGACACGCAGAGTTGGTCATGGAAGTCGATGACGAAGGAATCGTAACCAAGGGGAGATACTTCAGTATAACTCCGGTTAGAGGATTAGAAAAAATGTTGACTGGTAAAGCTCCAGAATCTGCGCCAGTATATGCGCAGCGGATCTGTGGTGTATGTCCTATACCCCACACTCTGGCATCTGTGGAAGCCATAGATGATTCTCTGGATATAGAAATACCCAAAGCCGCTAAGCAGCTGAGGGAACTAACGCTATGTGCTCACCACATCAACAGTCACGCAATCCACCAGTTCCTCATTGCCGCTGACTTCGTGCCAGAAGACCTGTTTGCCACTGCAGTAAACTCCGTATCTGAGGTGCGGAAAGTTTCCCAGTATGTGGTGGATATGGTTGCCGGTGAAGGAATTCACCCCTCTGACATCCGGATTGGAGGAATGGCAGACAATATTTCGGAAGTAGCCCGTAAGAAATTATACGCAAGATTAAAAGCTTTGAAACCAAAACTTGATGAACACGTTGATTTGATTGTGGGACTTGTAGCTGACAAAGGATTGCCAGCAGGTTTAGGTGTCCATAACCAGCCCATTTTTACCACGGACAATCTATATGGAAATCGGGACAATTTCGACATGGACCGATTCACAGAAATCATGCCCGAAAGCTGGTATGACGATGCAGATATTGCAAAAAGAGCTTGCTCCACCATACCTCTCTATGATGGAGTGAACGTGGAAACAGGGCCAAGGGCACGAGCAGTTCAATACCGGGGCTTCACTGAAAAAGGTGTAGTTGCTCAGCATGTGGCCAGAGCCATGGAGATGAAATCGGCGTTATCCCGAGCTATAGCCATTCTGGCTGAACTGGATACATCTGCACCGGTTCGAGCGGACTTTGATCCCAGGGGAACAAACAAACTGGGAATAGGCCCGATTGAAGGACCAAGGGGAACAGATGTGCACATGGCACAAGTAGCCGACGGCAAACTCCAGTTCTACACCTGCCTGGTACCTACCACTTGGAACATACCCACCATGGGACCAGCCACTGAAGGATTCCACCATGAATTCGGCCCCCACGTTATCCGAGCTTACGACCCATGTCTGTCCTGTGCAACCCACGTGATTGTGGTGGACGATGAAGACAGGAGCGTCATTAAAAACGAAATGGTCAGAATCTAAGGAATAACTATGCCATACGATGCAGAGATCTTAGTGGTCGGATGCGGAAACATCCTCTTTGCGGATGACGGATTCGGACCAGCAGTAATAGAGGCCCTAAACAAATATTCCCAGGAACAGCCTCTCCCAGAGAATGTCATGACTATAGACGCCGGCACTGGAGCTCCCCACTTCGTGTTCACTCTTCCTCAAGATTGTTGGAAGAAAATGATAGTGGTAGATATTGTTGAGTTCGGTGCTGAACCCGGCACCATGCGAATATTCGGGGTGGATGAATTACCAAAAGGATCCTACGAGAATGTGCACTCCTGGCCAGTAAGCCAGCCCTTGCACGACTTGGCAGAGTCCTGTGAAGTAATGGTAATTGGATGCCAACCAGAACGTGTCTCTGCCCCCGACGTTGAGTTGGGGTTAACCAAAAGTGTGGAGGAAGCTATTCCAAAGGCCATTAAGTTGATTTTAGAAGAGATAGGGGTTAATTAAATGTCAATATTAGCCCGTCTTAAATCGTTTTTAGGAATGGAGGCAAAACCTGAAAAAGAAGCAGAACCTGAACAAGAAGCTTCACAACAGGAGGTTGAAAAAGTGGCTGAAGAGAAAGCTAAACCAAGAATAGGTTACATCCACCTTTCAGGATGTACTGGCGACGGAATGTCGCTAACCGAGAATTACGATATTCTCGCAGAATTACTCACCAATCTGGTGGACATCGTCTACGGAACAACCTTGGTCGACCTATGGGAAATGCCAGAAATGGACTTAGCCCTGGTGGAAGGATCATGTTGTCTACAGGATGAACACAGTGTAAAGGAATTACTGGAAGTTCGTGAAAAAGCAGCACTGGTATGTGCCTTTGGTTCATGTGCCGCCACAGGTTGTTTCACCCGTTTTTCACG encodes:
- a CDS encoding 50S ribosomal protein L44e; the encoded protein is MKIPKERRTYCPSCKKHTVHDVLESKRRKASELKWGQRQFRRVTSGYRGYPRPLPSGNKPTKKLDLRYKCKKCGKSHIKRSTFRTGKVEFTM
- a CDS encoding 30S ribosomal protein S27e, which produces MSKKKSNFLRVKCGDCGNQQVVFDHAASKVECIICSKTLVQPKGGKSKIVAQIIEVID
- a CDS encoding translation initiation factor IF-2 subunit alpha, with the protein product MVRTKNEWPAERDLVVGTVHKVLNYGAFAYLDEYPGKEAFIHISEVSAGWVKNIRDYVRENQKIVARVLRVNPRKGHVDVSLKRIREDQRTRKIQQWKIEQKAEKLLEFAAKSLEKDLDAGYDEVGYAIMEEFGDLYGAFEAAAEEGVDVLVERGVDETWAKAITEVAKKNISPPEVQINGYINLTSYAPNGVEIIRDALGSIKDENLSVQCVGAPKYRLTVVSSDYPTAEDILDKAAQKAIKFVEKAGGEGEFHRELE
- a CDS encoding RNA-protein complex protein Nop10, whose amino-acid sequence is MKFKMKRCTSCSEYTIQDHCPHCGGDVRVIYPPKYSPEDKYGKYRRMLKEQVRNPSNNSSD
- a CDS encoding proteasome assembly chaperone family protein, which codes for MNKTIINQFKDVDLDEPIFIEALPGIGHVGKLVAEHLIHELEAEMFAELYSPSFPPQVFVGENGIIEPMKNEFYYLKSAGEDKRDYIILVGNTQGLSPEGQYEICGVIIDFVKKYGVKQMFTLGGLGTGQPVDNPKVYGAATNTELAESLKEYEVTLRSADGGIIGASGLLLGLGMAESIEGACLMGETPGYFIDADASKAVLTILLQILKLEVDVAKLEERAEETRKMISKAQQMEREIAEGMRLAPGEEDLRYIG
- a CDS encoding TIGR00375 family protein, with the translated sequence MIIRADLHIHGRYSMATSKNMVPEVIAAQAQLKGLHLVGTGDAFHQRWLQLIEDSTEQVADGVYSIKEDRRPEKDPDLPSQNQEPLLILTAEVEDIKRVHHLLILPSIETAHQIRGELRGNLDSDGRPRVRMSGREIQELAQEKGCLLGPSHAFTPWTSIYKEYDSIYDCYSHKPDFLELGLSADTDMADRIEELQDIPFLTNSDAHSPWPHRLGREFNEIEINRIDYPSLENALKDLKIKANYGFDPRMGKYHLTACTKCYHLFPVKKALEMKMKCPCGGTIKKGVDYRIEELATWNEPHHPPNRPPYIYILPLAEIISLVYGKGVTTVFVQKIWREMLQRFSDEISVLINAPMEDLEEADPKLAPVIKSFRDGTLKMQSGGGGRYGEIILDPEKSAQKIQSTKSRSMESNTLDEYFK
- a CDS encoding proteasome assembly chaperone family protein; the protein is MVNMVENEECCHIISEDVKNAVVIEGSPELGLIGNIVGWLLVEELQMDEIGHIESKYFPPLAVLYKGVAIHPFRIYSNNELVLFLSDFVVPPNVTHDMTNAIVEWMERNQSKELITLNSVAVREKTNGVAGAANNEESLKRLGDLEIPILPFGNINGISGTLLTRTKTSDIPGSCLFAEVLNQYPDPRAAASIVDVLNRMLDINVNADPLIKEAEEIESRLKELAQAVQGEQESPAYM
- a CDS encoding PepSY domain-containing protein; its protein translation is MLNNKIILSVIIVLVIGVAAAGYQMSSSTSGLWTPIQSQSQDSSPLTTETSSGSDQSSSSGSSSSSGQSSGTGSANVKVTSSEAKIIAQRYIEEPDASAGEPLLKDLNGKQTYVVPIMMNGDQVGEIYIDPQTGENLGGAGGVSYG
- the frhA gene encoding coenzyme F420 hydrogenase subunit alpha, with the protein product MSERVVISPTSRQEGHAELVMEVDDEGIVTKGRYFSITPVRGLEKMLTGKAPESAPVYAQRICGVCPIPHTLASVEAIDDSLDIEIPKAAKQLRELTLCAHHINSHAIHQFLIAADFVPEDLFATAVNSVSEVRKVSQYVVDMVAGEGIHPSDIRIGGMADNISEVARKKLYARLKALKPKLDEHVDLIVGLVADKGLPAGLGVHNQPIFTTDNLYGNRDNFDMDRFTEIMPESWYDDADIAKRACSTIPLYDGVNVETGPRARAVQYRGFTEKGVVAQHVARAMEMKSALSRAIAILAELDTSAPVRADFDPRGTNKLGIGPIEGPRGTDVHMAQVADGKLQFYTCLVPTTWNIPTMGPATEGFHHEFGPHVIRAYDPCLSCATHVIVVDDEDRSVIKNEMVRI
- the frhD gene encoding coenzyme F420-reducing hydrogenase, FrhD protein; the protein is MPYDAEILVVGCGNILFADDGFGPAVIEALNKYSQEQPLPENVMTIDAGTGAPHFVFTLPQDCWKKMIVVDIVEFGAEPGTMRIFGVDELPKGSYENVHSWPVSQPLHDLAESCEVMVIGCQPERVSAPDVELGLTKSVEEAIPKAIKLILEEIGVN
- the frhG gene encoding coenzyme F420 hydrogenase subunit gamma, with the translated sequence MSILARLKSFLGMEAKPEKEAEPEQEASQQEVEKVAEEKAKPRIGYIHLSGCTGDGMSLTENYDILAELLTNLVDIVYGTTLVDLWEMPEMDLALVEGSCCLQDEHSVKELLEVREKAALVCAFGSCAATGCFTRFSRGGQQAQPAHESFVPIADLIKVDCAIHGCPPSPEIIAKTVVALINGDMDYLQPMLDLAGYTEACGCDLQTKVVNQALCIGCGTCAMACQTRALSMTNGRPELNEDRCIKCGICYVQCPRSWWPAEQINKDLGL